Within Streptomyces antibioticus, the genomic segment GGCCGCCCCCGGCGCCGAGGCCCCGAAGGCCGACGACGACGTGGTGGACGCCGAGATCGTCGACGACGAGCGCAAGGACGGTGCCGCGTGACGGAGGAGACCCCGGGCTTCGAGGAGAAGCCCGACGTCCCCTCCGGCGCCACCCCTGAAGACGCCGAGCCGACGGCCGCTCCCTCCTCCGCCTCGGCGGAGGGGGCGGCCCCGGCCGGGGACGCGAACCAGACAGCGGCTCTGGTGGCCCAGCTGGACCAGGTGCGTACCGCGCTCGGCGAGCGCACCGCGGACCTCCAGCGCCTCCAGGCCGAGTACCAGAACTACCGCCGCCGGGTCGAGCGCGACCGGATCGCGGTCAAGGAGATCGCCATCGCGAACCTCCTGACCGAGCTCCTGCCCGTGCTCGACGACATCGGCCGCGCGCGGGAGCACGGCGAACTCGTCGGCGGCTTCAAGTCGGTGGCGGAGTCCCTGGAGACCACCGCGGCGAAGATGGGCCTCCAGCAGTTCGGCAAGGAGGGCGAGCCCTTCGACCCGACGATCCACGAGGCTCTGATGCACTCGTACGCGCCCGACGTCACCGAGACGACGTGCGTGGCGATCCTCCAGCCCGGGTACCGCATCGGCGAGCGCACCATCCGCCCCGCGCGGGTGGCCGTCGCCGAGCCGCAGCCGGGCGCGCAGACCGTGAAGTCCTCGGAGGAGACCGAGACCGCGGCCGACGACAAGGAGAGCGGTGGCCCGGACGAGGGCTGAGCTTGAACCGACACGGAAGGAGGGACGTCGAGGATGAGCACCAAGGACTTCATCGAGAAGGACTTCTACAAGGTCCTCGGCGTCCCCAAGGACGCCACCGAGGCCGAGATCAAGAAGGCGTACCGGAAGCTCGCCCGCGAGTTCCACCCGGACGCCAACAAGGGCAACGCCAAGGCGGAGGAGCGCTTCAAGGAGATCTCCGAGGCGAACGACGTCCTCGGTGACCCCAAGAAGCGCAAGGAGTACGACGACGCCCGCGCCCTCTTCGGCAACGGCGGCTTCCGCCCGGGGCCGGGCGCCGGCGGCGGCTCCTTCAACTTCGACCTGGGCGACCTCTTCGGAGGCAACCCCCAGGGCGGGGGAGCCGGCGGCTTCGGCGGCGGTATCGGCGATGTCTTCGGCGGCCTGTTCAACCGCGGCGGAGGGGGCACGACCCGTACCCAGCCCCGGCGCGGCCAGGACATCGACACCGAGGTCACCCTGACCTTCACCGAGGCCATCGAGGGTGCGACCGTCCCGCTGCGGATGTCCTCGCAGGCCCCGTGCAAGGCGTGTTCCGGCACCGGCGACAAGAACGGCACACCGCGCGTGTGCCCGACCTGCGTCGGCACCGG encodes:
- the grpE gene encoding nucleotide exchange factor GrpE, yielding MTEETPGFEEKPDVPSGATPEDAEPTAAPSSASAEGAAPAGDANQTAALVAQLDQVRTALGERTADLQRLQAEYQNYRRRVERDRIAVKEIAIANLLTELLPVLDDIGRAREHGELVGGFKSVAESLETTAAKMGLQQFGKEGEPFDPTIHEALMHSYAPDVTETTCVAILQPGYRIGERTIRPARVAVAEPQPGAQTVKSSEETETAADDKESGGPDEG